In one window of Gossypium arboreum isolate Shixiya-1 chromosome 4, ASM2569848v2, whole genome shotgun sequence DNA:
- the LOC108459783 gene encoding G-type lectin S-receptor-like serine/threonine-protein kinase LECRK4 yields the protein MVAISFLFLVCFFSFHFHAVAQRRNSTIHLGSFLTPTTTGKSAWLSPSGLYGFGFYPQGKGYGVGVFLAGVPQRTVVWTANQDAPPVPSTASLVLTTDGRLILQSPPRRDIYIVTDASQNIAAASMLDTGNFVVFNSDEDIIWQSFQYPTTSILQGQRLSAGMELFSSVSETDQSTGIFRLKMQHDGNLVQYPVDTPDTAPYSYWSSFTDGKGDNVSLNLDDDGHLYMLNSTGFNIKDLNTGGYDDTNRTIYQMKIDSDGIFRLYSYRLDRNGNRSVIWSSTSDKCAPKGLCGLNGYCVDVDREANCICLPGFAPVIEGNFTAGCERNFSSDSCKNDDGKIQNTIQAAENTVWEDTGYSEVTSTTREECETACYEDCNCEAAMFNDGKCTKQRLPLRYGRRDLSNSNVALIKVGIYSSINEPRKHADEPKDGNGKVHTDILIIGLSLIGFAIMVLVISGALILWSRVFRCKRFSTDSNIRLCENVAPISFSFAEIVAMTDNFQEEIGKGAFGTVFKGTVMLNGLTKVVAVKRLDNISNQGEREFQNEMRIIGRTHHRNLVRLLGYCHDGANRLLIYEYMINGSLSDVLFTPERRPCWIDRVEIARDVARGLLYLHEECDTQIIHCDIKSQNILMDENGEAKISDFGLAKLLKPDQTKTFTGIRGTRGYVAPEWHRKLPVTVKADVYSFGIVLLEIICCRRSVNWSLKDEEAVLEEWVYDRYQAGEVGKIVGEDEEVDIKQLERMVIVGLWCILDEPTLRPSMKKVLLMLEGTVEIPIPPCPTSFFSSI from the coding sequence ATGGTCGCCATTTCATTTCTTTTCCTTGTGTGcttcttttcctttcatttccaTGCAGTAGCTCAACGAAGGAACTCCACTATACATTTGGGCTCATTTTTGACACCCACGACCACCGGAAAATCCGCATGGCTATCCCCTTCTGGTCTCTATGGCTTTGGGTTTTATCCCCAAGGTAAGGGCTATGGTGTTGGGGTTTTCCTTGCTGGAGTTCCTCAAAGGACAGTGGTTTGGACAGCCAACCAAGATGCTCCTCCTGTTCCAAGCACTGCTAGCTTGGTTCTTACAACCGATGGAAGGCTCATTCTTCAGTCACCGCCAAGACGAGACATATACATCGTCACCGATGCTTctcagaatattgctgcagcttCGATGCTTGATACTGGCAATTTCGTTGTATTCAACTCTGACGAGGACATTATATGGCAGAGCTTCCAATATCCAACCACTAGCATTCTACAAGGACAGCGTCTCTCAGCAGGGATGGAGCTGTTCTCTAGTGTCTCGGAAACTGACCAGTCAACTGGTATATTTCGTCTTAAGATGCAGCATGATGGAAACTTGGTACAGTACCCTGTGGATACTCCTGACACAGCACCTTATTCTTATTGGTCATCCTTTACAGATGGTAAGGGAGATAACGTGAGCCTGAATCTCGACGATGATGGTCATTTGTACATGCTCAATTCAACAGGCTTCAACATAAAGGATCTAAACACAGGAGGGTACGATGATACAAATAGAACAATTTATCAGATGAAAATTGATTCCGATGGCATCTTTCGACTCTATTCTTACAGACTCGATCGGAACGGCAATCGATCAGTTATATGGTCATCTACGTCAGACAAATGTGCACCCAAGGGTCTATGTGGGCTTAATGGTTATTGCGTTGATGTAGATAGAGAAGCTAATTGTATATGTCTTCCTGGATTTGCTCCAGTTATAGAAGGAAATTTCACTGCTGGCTGTGAGAGGAATTTCTCCAGCGACAGCTGTAAAAACGATGATGGGAAAATCCAGAATACCATTCAGGCAGCTGAAAACACTGTATGGGAAGATACTGGATATTCTGAGGTGACTTCAACAACCAGAGAAGAATGTGAGACAGCATGTTATGAGGATTGCAACTGTGAGGCTGCCATGTTTAATGATGGAAAATGCACGAAGCAAAGGCTTCCTTTGAGATATGGGAGAAGGGATCTTAGCAATTCAAACGTCGCTTTGATCAAGGTAGGTATATATTCATCCATTAATGAACCAAGAAAACATGCTGATGAACCTAAAGATGGGAATGGGAAAGTTCATACGGATATTTTAATTATAGGGCTTTCACTGATTGGTTTTGCAATCATGGTGTTAGTAATTTCTGGGGCTTTGATTCTTTGGAGTCGTGTTTTCAGATGCAAAAGGTTTTCTACAGACAGCAACATAAGATTGTGCGAGAACGTTGCTCCTATTTCGTTTAGTTTTGCAGAAATCGTGGCAATGACTGATAATTTCCAGGAAGAAATCGGGAAAGGAGCATTTGGGACCGTTTTCAAAGGAACGGTAATGTTGAATGGTTTAACAAAAGTTGTGGCAGTGAAGAGATTGGACAACATATCAAACCAAGGCGAACGAGAGTTTCAAAACGAGATGCGAATCATTGGGAGAACTCATCATCGAAACTTAGTTCGACTACTAGGATACTGCCATGATGGAGCTAATAGGCTGTTGATATACGAGTATATGATCAATGGATCACTTTCCGATGTACTCTTTACACCCGAAAGACGACCTTGTTGGATCGATAGGGTGGAAATCGCTCGCGACGTAGCTCGAGGTCTCCTCTATCTTCATGAAGAATGCGATACTCAAATAATCCATTGTGACATCAAGTCTCAGAACATACTAATGGACGAAAACGGGGAAGCGAAAATATCCGATTTCGGATTGGCCAAGTTGCTAAAGCCAGACCAAACCAAGACCTTCACTGGGATCAGAGGAACAAGGGGGTACGTTGCACCAGAGTGGCACAGGAAACTACCGGTGACAGTAAAAGCAGATGTTTACAGCTTCGGGATCGTATTATTGGAGATCATATGTTGTCGACGAAGTGTAAATTGGAGCCTCAAGGACGAAGAAGCTGTCCTTGAAGAATGGGTCTACGATCGTTACCAAGCCGGTGAGGTAGGGAAGATAGTAGGAGAAGATGAGGAGGTGGATATAAAACAACTTGAAAGGATGGTGATTGTAGGACTGTGGTGCATCCTGGATGAACCAACACTGCGCCCTTCCATGAAGAAGGTACTGTTGATGTTGGAAGGGACAGTTGAGATCCCCATACCTCCCTGCCCAACTTCATTTTTCAGTTCTATTTAG
- the LOC108459664 gene encoding G-type lectin S-receptor-like serine/threonine-protein kinase LECRK3: MVAISFLFLVCSFSFHLHAVAQPRNSTIRLGSSLTPTTTGKSAWLSPSGLYGFGFYLQGKGYGIGVFLAGVPQRTVVWTANRDDPPVPSTASLVLTTDGRLILQSPPRRDVYIVTDASQKIAAASMLDTGNFVVFNSDGDIIWQSFQYPTTSILQGQRLSAGMELFSNVSETDQSTGIFRLKMQHDGNLVQYPVDTPDTGPYAYWSSRTSGSGDNVSVNLDNDGHLYMLNSTGFNIKDLTTGGYDDTNRTIYLMKIDSDGIFRLYSYRLDRNGNRSVIWSSTSDKCEPLGLCGLNGYCVNVDREADCRCLPGFAPVIEGNFTAGCERNFSSDSCKNNDGKIQYTIQAAENTVWEDTGYSEVTSTTREECEAACYEDCNCEAAMFNDGKCTKQRLPLRYGRRDLSDSNIALIKVGIYSSINEPRKHDDEPKDGNGKVHTDILIIGLSLIGFAIMVLVISGALILRSRVFRYKRFSTDSNIRLCENVAPISFSFAEIEAMTDNFQEEIGKGAFGTVFKGTVMLNGFTKVVAVKRLDNISNQGEREFQNEMRIIGRTHHRNLVRLLGYCHDGANRLLIYEYMINGSLSDVLFTPERRPCWIDRVEIARDVARGLLYLHEECDTQIIHCDIKSQNILMDENGQAKISDFGLAKLLKSDQTKTFTGIRGTRGYVAPEWHRKLPVTVKADVYSFGIVLLEIICCRRSVNWSLKDEEAVLEEWVYDCYQAGEVGKIVGEDEEVDIKQLERMVIVGLWCILDEPTLRPSMKKVLLMLEGTVEIPIPPCPTSFFSSI, translated from the coding sequence ATGGTCGCCATTTCATTTCTTTTCCTTGTGTGTTCCTTTTCCTTTCATTTGCATGCAGTAGCTCAACCAAGGAACTCCACTATACGTTTGGGCTCATCTTTGACACCCACGACCACCGGCAAATCCGCATGGCTATCCCCTTCTGGTCTCTATGGCTTTGGGTTTTATCTCCAAGGTAAGGGCTATGGTATTGGGGTTTTCCTTGCCGGAGTTCCTCAAAGGACAGTAGTTTGGACTGCCAACCGAGATGATCCTCCTGTTCCAAGCACTGCTAGCTTGGTTCTTACAACCGATGGAAGGCTCATTCTTCAGTCACCACCAAGACGAGACGTATACATCGTCACCGATGCTTCTCAGAAAATTGCTGCAGCTTCGATGCTTGACACTGGCAATTTCGTTGTATTCAATTCTGACGGGGACATCATATGGCAGAGCTTTCAATATCCAACCACTAGCATTCTACAAGGACAGCGTCTCTCAGCTGGGATGGAGCTGTTCTCTAATGTCTCGGAAACTGACCAGTCAACTGGAATATTTCGTCTTAAGATGCAGCATGATGGTAACCTGGTGCAGTACCCTGTGGACACTCCAGACACAGGACCTTATGCTTATTGGTCATCTCGTACATCTGGTAGTGGAGATAATGTGAGCGTGAATCTCGACAATGATGGCCATTTGTACATGCTCAATTCAACAGGCTTCAACATAAAGGATCTAACCACAGGAGGGTATGATGATACAAACAGAACAATTTATCTGATGAAAATTGATTCCGATGGCATCTTTCGACTCTATTCTTACAGACTCGATCGGAACGGGAATCGATCAGTTATATGGTCATCTACGTCAGACAAGTGTGAACCCCTGGGTTTATGTGGGCTTAATGGCTATTGCGTTAATGTAGATAGAGAAGCTGATTGTAGATGTCTTCCAGGATTTGCTCCAGTTATAGAAGGAAACTTCACTGCTGGCTGCGAGAGGAATTTCTCCAGCGACAGCTGTAAAAACAATGATGGGAAAATCCAGTATACCATTCAGGCAGCTGAAAACACTGTATGGGAAGATACTGGATATTCTGAGGTGACTTCAACAACCAGAGAAGAATGTGAGGCAGCATGTTATGAGGATTGCAACTGTGAGGCTGCCATGTTTAATGATGGAAAATGCACGAAGCAAAGGCTTCCTTTGAGATATGGGAGAAGGGATCTTAGCGATTCAAACATCGCTTTGATCAAGGTAGGTATATATTCATCCATTAATGAACCAAGAAAACATGATGATGAACCTAAAGATGGGAATGGGAAAGTTCATACGGATATTTTAATTATTGGGCTTTCACTGATTGGTTTTGCAATCATGGTGTTGGTAATTTCTGGGGCTTTGATTCTTAGGAGTCGTGTTTTCAGATACAAAAGGTTTTCTACAGACAGCAATATAAGATTGTGCGAGAACGTTGCTCCTATTTCGTTTAGTTTTGCAGAAATCGAGGCGATGACTGATAATTTCCAGGAAGAAATCGGGAAAGGAGCATTTGGGACCGTTTTCAAAGGGACGGTAATGTTGAATGGTTTTACAAAAGTTGTGGCAGTGAAGAGATTGGACAACATATCAAACCAAGGCGAACGAGAGTTCCAAAACGAGATGCGAATCATTGGGAGAACTCATCATCGAAACTTAGTTCGACTACTAGGATACTGCCATGATGGAGCTAATAGGCTGTTGATATACGAGTACATGATCAATGGATCACTTTCCGATGTACTCTTTACACCCGAAAGACGACCTTGTTGGATCGATAGGGTGGAAATCGCTCGCGACGTAGCTCGAGGTCTCCTGTATCTTCATGAAGAATGCGATACTCAAATAATCCATTGTGACATCAAGTCTCAGAACATACTAATGGACGAAAACGGGCAAGCAAAAATATCCGATTTCGGATTGGCCAAGTTGCTAAAGTCAGACCAAACCAAGACCTTCACTGGGATCAGAGGAACAAGGGGTTACGTTGCACCAGAGTGGCACAGGAAACTACCGGTGACAGTGAAAGCAGATGTTTACAGCTTCGGGATCGTATTATTGGAGATCATATGTTGTCGACGGAGTGTAAATTGGAGCCTCAAGGACGAAGAAGCTGTCCTTGAAGAATGGGTCTACGATTGTTACCAAGCCGGTGAGGTAGGGAAGATAGTAGGGGAAGATGAGGAGGTGGATATAAAACAACTTGAAAGGATGGTGATTGTAGGACTGTGGTGCATCCTGGATGAACCAACACTGCGCCCTTCCATGAAGAAGGTACTGTTGATGTTGGAAGGGACAGTTGAGATCCCCATACCTCCCTGCCCGACTTCATTTTTCAGTTCTATTTAG
- the LOC108458774 gene encoding uncharacterized protein LOC108458774 produces MASYDFSTDILFEILSRADLKTMKKCRVLSKECKDLTYESNFMRLHSQRTSTMVGYLVQSSRLFGQLTSDLVSGLDPKPTQDLLNFLPQPVWIVATVNGGLVLCTPGKHRDDPFYICKPTTQQWEVVPSPNPRFWTAKISMLVLGSNPLWFKIVRLSDSRDDTIDLELDLDSEYSNEEDNFNVFSNEKSWHCEIFDSKSWEWRQSDDLKLTHNDYFECNQDVSACGGLHWLMFNDKQDKYTKYTMLSFDGDKEEWAMTSLPDSLRGNDHCDQIAPVSREGKLGLIHLRQETMMLDVWILNYEKIWIKKHTINLKSLHEKVPLPHSRIHSFYGADTLFMVDVGSVSFYNFRTRKLNRIRVGGWIKSAYFIQTDSEPVKLKPEI; encoded by the coding sequence ATGGCGTCTTATGATTTTAGCAccgatattttatttgaaatcctCTCGAGGGCTGATTTGAAAACAATGAAAAAGTGTAGGGTTCTTTCGAAAGAATGCAAGGATCTCACTTACGAATCTAATTTTATGCGGCTACATTCTCAAAGGACATCGACAATGGTGGGATATTTAGTTCAATCTTCGAGACTATTTGGTCAATTGACTTCGGACTTGGTGTCAGGACTCGATCCAAAACCAACTCAGGATTTACTTAATTTTTTACCCCAACCTGTTTGGATTGTAGCAACGGTCAATGGAGGTTTGGTTTTATGTACTCCGGGAAAACATAGAGATGATCCGTTTTATATTTGTAAACCAACGACTCAACAGTGGGAAGTTGTTCCGTCTCCAAATCCTCGATTTTGGACGGCAAAGATAAGCATGTTGGTGCTCGGATCGAACCCTTTATGGTTCAAGATTGTCCGACTCTCCGACAGCCGCGACGACACTATAGACCTCGAATTGGACCTCGATTCGGAATATTCCAACGAAGAAGATAATTTCAATGTATTTTCCAATGAAAAATCATGGCACTGCGAGATATTTGATTCCAAGAGTTGGGAATGGAGACAATCAGACGATTTAAAATTAACACACAACGACTATTTCGAGTGCAATCAAGATGTTTCTGCGTGCGGCGGCCTCCATTGGCTTATGTTCAACGACAAACAAGACAAGTACACCAAGTACACCATGTTATCTTTCGACGGAGACAAAGAGGAATGGGCAATGACTTCACTGCCGGACTCACTTCGTGGAAACGATCATTGTGATCAGATCGCCCCTGTGTCACGCGAAGGGAAACTCGGGTTGATCCATCTTAGACAAGAAACTATGATGCTAGATGTTTGGATTTTAAACTATGAAAAGATTTGGATTAAAAAACACACCATAAATTTGAAAAGCTTACACGAAAAGGTTCCTCTGCCTCATTCTCGAATTCATTCCTTCTACGGTGCTGACACTCTGTTTATGGTGGATGTCGGGTCGGTGTCTTTTTATAATTTCAGGACTCGTAAGCTGAACAGGATAAGGGTTGGTGGATGGATTAAGTCGGCATATTTTATTCAAACAGATTCTGAACCTGTTAAGCTAAAGCCCGAGATATAG